The Thermoplasmataceae archaeon region AAGGTTCTGTTCCATATAAACCCTGATCTGGCTGCTGGTTGAGATCATAGAGTCCCCTCCCTGATCAGCTTTATATAGGTTTCTTCCAGGCCTTCTGTTCCGTTCTTTCCTCCGAATTTAACTGATACGTTCTCAACAGTATCGATCAGGAGAATCTTCCCACCATTGATGAATATTATATCATCTGCAACATCTGTGACCTCGTAAAGTAGGTGAGAACTCATTAGGATGAGTTTCTCCTTCTTCATCTCCTTCAGGACATTTCTTACGTCTTTTGCCTCTGCAGGATCCAGGCCCCCTGTGGGCTCATCAAGCAGTAATAAATCAGAATCAGGCAAGAATGTTGCAGCCAGCATTACCCTTTGCTTATTTCCCTTGGACATCTTTCCGGTCCTCTTTGTAAGCGATTCAAGGTGCAACTGATCCGAGAGTTCCTTTATCCTGGCCTCTGTATCACTATAACTCATGCCCCTGATCTTCCCCACAAAGTGAAGGAATTCAGAAGCGGTCTGATGCGGATAAGGCTCGGGTGACTCAACCAGTGTAGATATATTGGAAAGGGCTTCTGCCGGTTTTTCCCTCACATTTATGCCGTTTACGAGCGCCTCGCCCGAAGTTGGGAAAAGGAGATTGCTGAAGAGCTTCAGTGTGGTCGTTTTTCCCGCCCCGTTTGGGCCGAGATAGCCAACCAAACCAGGTTTGTCGAACTTGAAATTAAGACTGGTTACACCACGCTCAACTCCAAAGGTCTTGGTGAGATTGACTGCATTTATTTCCATTAGAGGGTCATATTGCCCGCCTTAATTAATTATTACATTTGCTTTAAATAGTGATATAGGTCGAATCGCACTGTCCAACCGGCTCTGTCTGACGCTATCTCAAGAACCACATCACTGCTTGCGTGCGACGTTTTTACCGTGTCCTATGGTGACTTTGAGAATCTCTACACCATTGCAGTCTACACACCGGTCATTGGGTCCACAGTAAACAACTGACTGGGTCTGTTCAACATGGTCCCCGGATCTGGAATCTGCGTTGCGTGACTCCATCAGATCTTCTGCATCGATCATGTACCATTTGAGGGTATTATTCTCAACAGATAGCAAATAGCCCCTCA contains the following coding sequences:
- a CDS encoding ABC transporter ATP-binding protein codes for the protein MEINAVNLTKTFGVERGVTSLNFKFDKPGLVGYLGPNGAGKTTTLKLFSNLLFPTSGEALVNGINVREKPAEALSNISTLVESPEPYPHQTASEFLHFVGKIRGMSYSDTEARIKELSDQLHLESLTKRTGKMSKGNKQRVMLAATFLPDSDLLLLDEPTGGLDPAEAKDVRNVLKEMKKEKLILMSSHLLYEVTDVADDIIFINGGKILLIDTVENVSVKFGGKNGTEGLEETYIKLIREGTL